The Mannheimia granulomatis sequence CTTTATGAAAAATGCCCGAGGCGAACGCATCGCCTTTGTGCAATTTATCAACGGTTATTCCACTGGTGAGCTTGAAAGCAAAACCAAGCGAGCCCCACTCAATACTTTTGAAAACAGCTTATATATGGCGTTGTTTAATGAATAAGGAAGAAAAATTATGGTTACACATACTGTCATCGTTGCAGACAGAGGAAGAGACAATATTACCGTTTACACCAAGGAACCGGCTTTCTTTGTTATTGCAGATCGTAACGATTTCAATGCTTTAAAAGATTTAGAAGAAGCGAATAAAGCCGGTATTTATATTTTATTAGGTGAAAATAGGCGATATGTCGGACAGGCTTCAGGAAAAATTTATGATCGCCTTGCCAAACATATTAAAGATCAGGATAAAGAATGGTGTAATAAAATCATTTTCTTTGGCAGAGAAGATGGCCATTTGGATAAATCACAAACCGACTATCTCGAAAAATTCCTTATTAACGAGTTCAAGAAAACTGATTTAAAGCTCGATAATGTTACTATTGGTAACACTTCTTATATTGATAAGACCAGCAAAATTAAGGCCCGAAATGTATTTGATATTGTTCAAGAAATTATGGATGAGGTTGCCCACATTAATATTTTTGAAAGTGAGACTGAAGAGAATAATTCCGTTCTAGAAGAAAATAAATGTTATATTGAGCTTGCAGATGGAACTCGAATTTCAGGAAAAAGTTTCCGAGATAATCAAAGAACCTTCTTTAACTATTTATTAAAAGATCCAAAATATAGAGGATTAGTAGAAAATTATATCAAGAATGGAAAACCCACATTGACACATTGTGTAGGCTCAGAGCCCTGTTACAGACCAAATGGTATGGCATACACGACTAAACTTGAAGAAGGCATTTATGTCTATACACATTCTTCAACGGCTCAACGCCGCAAAGCAATTCAAGATTTTGCCGATAGTGTAGGACTAAAAATTACCTTTCATTGGGAATAAAACTATAAAAACAAGCGGTCGTAAATTTTACATTTTTACGACCGCTTGTATTAATTAAGCCATTAACTCTTGATGACTTCGCTGCATTTTTACATCAATATAGCTACAGCTTGGTTTGATTTTGAGGTTATTTTCTACCGCAAACGCTATTAAAGCGTTATAAAGCTCGCCGGCAATGCCTTTGCCTTGAAAGGCTTCGTCCACTTTTGTGGTGTAGGCATCAATTACTTTCTCTTTGATATAGCGATAACGCAATTTTCCCGCTTTTATGCCGTTTTCATCGAAATATTCAAATTCTAAATTCTCTAAATTATGACTAATCATAATGTCTCCTGTTGTAGGTGTTTCTCTTGGTATTTTATTGAGTTTCAAAAAGCTTGCAAGCGGTTATATTTGTAAACATTTTTGCAAAAATGCGTTGCAAATTTTTGCGTAAA is a genomic window containing:
- a CDS encoding GIY-YIG nuclease family protein translates to MVTHTVIVADRGRDNITVYTKEPAFFVIADRNDFNALKDLEEANKAGIYILLGENRRYVGQASGKIYDRLAKHIKDQDKEWCNKIIFFGREDGHLDKSQTDYLEKFLINEFKKTDLKLDNVTIGNTSYIDKTSKIKARNVFDIVQEIMDEVAHINIFESETEENNSVLEENKCYIELADGTRISGKSFRDNQRTFFNYLLKDPKYRGLVENYIKNGKPTLTHCVGSEPCYRPNGMAYTTKLEEGIYVYTHSSTAQRRKAIQDFADSVGLKITFHWE
- a CDS encoding GNAT family N-acetyltransferase — translated: MISHNLENLEFEYFDENGIKAGKLRYRYIKEKVIDAYTTKVDEAFQGKGIAGELYNALIAFAVENNLKIKPSCSYIDVKMQRSHQELMA